The Eleutherodactylus coqui strain aEleCoq1 chromosome 6, aEleCoq1.hap1, whole genome shotgun sequence genome window below encodes:
- the DCST1 gene encoding E3 ubiquitin-protein ligase DCST1, whose product MPRRGEKRPKTTLKRICASCLPDICFRFLYSGDEEFKVSRLFLAVTFGSILGLGVYLLFIHPMVLHEAQKINLMFGLSGTFAFGWATSSYFRCSMLIAVLNILGKEGRTFVVILALAAVYAGPVANMGQNMEKIVATMSCNVELQINQTKLLWRGMTKPLRRIFKHLTGVSKEIKNRSSDTLSQFKEMEDQVKSTDGYSRMKEEEISSQQKIRSTQWKFELKTKLRCEYIIELGINKCKDWFAQKHEECMRIIWLPILNSLLCLPMKFTFLCNIMYLAEKWCKKRIPVAPNFGNHFDLLNKTVYDLGKDFTSTIVVKREKLSALSGVNISQLSITEEAMEAVRRKQVWVLRKMSYISIIMSCIFIFIFTSAFRYTIKYNTNIHHDNKYITTYFRQIDAHRRKLRKKYLLPLRNREKANVVFPFSLCLQKTETGTLMMELLQSIPCFILLILSICLDRLLIHIFQVIHKYVRDSSVSIIEHKLNIVVRGDTIISRLLQETIDAFNSTFRVDKLDDKKICLRNPTILSFTDYVNCCLPTVGLLSLCFLQAYAQRLHRVIASYFFPKREKIRVISLYNFCVRKRKLDLHQLHLEVMRKCKSRQLRERSFWGRFRKCCRWTRLVFPWRCIVCNAKKTRESHECRTPGCGTIYCHECWWEMQQFCWACVPYEEYVTENEYFAT is encoded by the exons ATGCCGCGGAGAGGAGAGAAAAGACCGAAGACAA CTCTGAAGCGGATCTGTGCGTCCTGTCTCCCCGACATCTGCTTCCGCTTTCTGTACAGTGGCGATGAAGAGTTTAAGGTGTCAAGGCTCTTCCTGGCGGTCACGTTCGGATCCATCCTGGGACTTG GTGTCTACCTCTTGTTTATCCATCCAATGGTTTTGCATGAGGCTCAGAAGATAAACCTCATGTTTGGGCTGTCAG GGACATTTGCTTTCGGATGGGCAACCTCATCGTACTTCCGGTGCTCCATGCTGATTGCTGTCCTAAACATTCTAGGGAAGGAGGGCCGCACGTTCGTAGTCATCCTCGCGTTAGCCGCAGTCTATGCAG GGCCGGTTGCAAATATGGGGCAAAATATGGAGAAAATTGTGGCAACTATGAGCTGCAATGTGGAGCTCCAGATAAACCAAACTAAACTGCTCTGGAGGGGTATGACAAAGCCCCTGAGGAGGATCTTCAAACATCTGACG GGAGTTTCCAAGGAGATTAAGAATAGAAGCAGTGACACCTTATCACAGTTTAAGGAAATGGAGGATCAGGTGAAGAGCACTGATGGCTACAGCAGAATGAAGGAGGAGGAGATATCGAGTCAGCAGAAGATCAGGTCTACACAGTGGAAGTTTGAGCTGAAGACCAAGCTGCGTTGTGAAT ATATTATTGAACTCGGCATCAACAAATGCAAGGATTGGTTCGCTCAGAAGCATGAGGAGTGCATGCGTATCATCTGGCTGCCCATCCTGAACAGTCTGCTCTGTCTACCAATGAAATTCACATTTTTATGCAACATCATGTACT TGGCCGAGAAGTGGTGCAAGAAAAGAATCCCAGTGGCACCAAACTTCGGGAATCACTTTGACCTGCTAAACAAGACGGTGTATGACCTCGGTAAAGACTTCACCAGCACCATAGTGGTGAAG agagaaaagctGAGCGCATTGTCTGGAGTCAACATCTCCCAACTAAGCATAACGGAGGAAGCTATGGAAGCCGTGAGGAGGAAGCAGGTATGGGTGCTGAGAAAGATGTCCTACATCAGCATCATCATGTCCTGcatcttcatcttcatcttcacCTC CGCTTTCAGGTACACCATCAAGTATAACACCAACATCCACCATGACAACAAGTATATCACCACCTACTTCCGGCAGATTGACGCTCATCGGAGAAAACTG AGAAAGAAGTATTTGCTGCCTCTACGGAACAGGGAGAAGGCGAATGTTGTGTTTCCGTTCAGTCTATGCTTGCAGAAAACTGAGACTGGGACGCTG ATGATGGAATTATTGCAAAGCATTCCCTGTTTCATCCTCCTCATCTTGTCAATCTGCCTTGACCGACTTCTTATCCACATCTTCCAGGTTATCCACAAATATGTGCGGGACTCCAGTGTCTCCATTA TTGAACACAAGCTGAATATAGTAGTGAGAGGAGACACCATCATTTCCCGGCTTCTGCAAGAGACAATAGACGCATTTAACAGCACATTCAGAGTTGACAAACTCGACGATAAAAAGA TCTGTCTTCGAAACCCAACCATCTTGAGCTTCACAGACTACGTGAATTGCTGTTTGCCAACAGTCGGGCTCCTGTCTCTGTGCTTCCTCCAGGCGTACGCTCAGCGTCTACACAGAGTCATCGCTTCTTACTTCTTCCCAAAA AGAGAGAAGATCCGGGTGATCTCACTTTACAACTTTTGTGTAAGGAAGAGGAAGTTGGACCTTCATCAGCTACACTTGGAAGTGATGAGGAAATGCAAAAGCCGACAGCTAAGG GAGAGGAGCTTTTGGGGAAGATTCCGTAAATGCTGCCGTTGGACAAGACTGGTTTTTCCCTGGCGCTGCATTGTCTGTAACGCAAAGAAAACCAGGGAGTCCCACGAGTGCAGAACCCCCGGATGCGGTACCATATATTGTCATGAGTGCTGGTGGGAAATGCAGCAGTTCTGCTGGGCCTGTGTACCTTATGAAGAATACGTTACAGAAAATGAATATTTTGCCACGTAG
- the LOC136633404 gene encoding uncharacterized protein, translated as MKIKNRKYQIFCMETNKEFRNALDTWSLMEEAASGSCVPDFIQGMAAEDLITYVYVFKKAILSERLLPGDSIAICRFFISVIQYRKDAAYYMKEYMANVLCEHMKTEYMKGRYSSYVMAKKVLIWLSILYLRAVVRELRYNILYEELNAAIIDTLTEVTSLCTKVVIPHIVDLLPVMSRVVKDAHDQPSKETLCYAIKRLSGSVQKYMRNDDRYNKQLMTVMCNIKTNTSTWLPDVHGELQDSTKAALHPFTTPDPSEDRPAESYNDELPTFPHTTLLEMYRDLMLKELKKAVDAEKQQTEMSALVISLLSGKKITKDFLQFLLKNAAPKTRMTAIIFFSEALKHHRLMKEKDQKSAMQHLLKIIEDNDDLLCSLAIEGLGNAVTGAPGLVERYKKKIIACLELRLSKTTNPKVIMAALRALSSIIRCLKLSVLSRQFINICREHMAYPDEKVQIAAINLLRDLTESCRLPLFDYFTEEVRSFIPTLLLKLHSDNQEMAAASTSSLQSCLSYIKRSSIKGFFRTEKSLTISDRESIYIYLARSHPKLMKALLLQTPDNLANTEDKEAVVTHVVFLKDVIDQDVLQDTDVDHLSQELARLHSEGFPMNVRQATEEAIGILATKWFHIGYANRMTGLTP; from the exons AGTTTAGAAATGCTTTGGACACTTGGAGTTTGATGGAAGAGGCCGCCTCAGGATCCTGTGTCCCTGACTTCATCCAGGGAATGGCAGCTGAAGATCTTATCACCTATGTATACGTCTTTAAGAAAGCAATTCTGAGTGAGCGG TTACTACCTGGAGACAGCATCGCCATTTGCCGCTTCTTCATCAGCGTCATCCAGTACAGAAAAGACGCGGCATATTACATGAAGGAATATATGGCCAACGTGCTATGCGAGCACATGAAGACGGAGTACATG AAGGGACGATACTCCTCCTACGTCATGGCCAAGAAGGTTCTCATCTGGCTGAGCATCCTCTATCTCCGAGCGGTGGTCAGGGAACTGAGATATAATATCCTCTATGAGGAGTTAAACGCTGCCATCATCGATACTCTGACAGAAGTGACATCTCTTTGTA CCAAAGTTGTCATCCCGCACATCGTGGATCTGCTGCCAGTAATGAGCCGAGTGGTAAAAGACGCTCATGACCAACCATCTAAGGAGACGTTGTGTTATG CTATAAAGCGTCTCTCCGGCAGCGTCCAGAAATATATGAGAAACGATGACCGCTACAACAAGCAACTTATGACCGTCATGTGCAACATCAAGACCAACACCTCCACCTGGCTGCCCGATGTCCATGGGGAG CTTCAAGACTCCACTAAAGCCGCTCTGCACCCGTTTACGACTCCTGACCCATCAGAGGATCGGCCGGCTGAGTCGTATAATGACGAGTTACCGACCTTTCCGCACACCACGCTCCTAGAAATGTACAG GGATCTAATGCTGAAGGAGCTGAAGAAGGCGGTAGATGCAGAGAAGCAGCAAACTGAGATGAGCGCGCTTGTCAT ATCTCTGCTATCTGGCAAGAAGATAACAAAAGATTTCCTGCAGTTTTTGCTGAAGAATGCGGCCCCAAAGACCAGGATGACAGCGATTATATTCTTCAGTGAG GCTTTGAAACATCATAGATTGATGAAGGAGAAAGACCAGAAGAGCGCAATGCAACATCTGCTGAAAATCATAGAAGACAATGATGACCTCTTGTGTAGCCTTGCCATAGAGGGACTGGGTAATGCAGTCACCGGAGCCCCAGGACTG GTGGAGAGATACAAGAAGAAGATCATTGCCTGTCTGGAGCTCAGACTATCCAAGACGACCAACCCCAAGGTCATCATGGCGGCACTGAGAGCGCTGTCCTCCATCATTAGATGCCTGAAGCTGTCTGTCCTTAGTCGACAATTCATTAATATATGCCGGGAGCACATGGCCTAT CCAGATGAAAAAGTCCAGATTGCGGCCATAAATCTATTAAGAGACCTGACAGAGAGCTGCCGCCTCCCGCTATTTGACTATTTTACCGAGGAAGTCCGAAGCTTTATACCAACTTTGCTACTGAAACTTCATAGTGACAACCAGGAGATGGCAGCA GCCAGTACTTCTTCTCTGCAGAGCTGCCTATCCTACATCAAAAGATCAAGCATTAAAGGATTCTTCCGGACAGAAAAATCTCTAACCATCAGTGACCGGGAATCCATCTACATCTATCTG GCACGTAGTCACCCTAAACTGATGAAGGCCTTGCTTCTCCAGACGCCGGACAATCTCGCCAACACCGAGGACAAGGAGGCCGTAGTCACACATGTAG TATTTCTAAAAGATGTAATTGACCAGGATGTTCTGCAGGACACAGATGTAGACCATCTCAGCCAAG AGCTGGCCAGACTGCACAGCGAGGGCTTCCCAATGAACGTAAGACAAGCCACTGAAGAGGCCATCGGCATCCTGGCCACCAAGTGGTTTCACATCGGCTATGCCAACAGAATGACAGGGTTGACCCCCTAA